Proteins encoded together in one Peribacillus asahii window:
- a CDS encoding heavy metal translocating P-type ATPase, whose amino-acid sequence MGEAQTKTYRIQGLSCTSCAAKFEKKVKELDGVEDAKLNFGASKISVQGEATIEDLERAGAFDHLKLRDDKEQVTKKESFWKQKENIKVLVSAILLVLGWLLSKQYGEGHIIPVLGYAASILIGGYALFINGLRNLVRLQFDMHTLMTVAIIGAAFLGEWGEGASVVILFAISEVLEKYSMDKARNSIESLMNIAPKEALIRKGHHEMLIHVDDIEVGDIMIVKPGQKLAMDGMIVKGASTLNQAAITGESEPIFKTINGEVFAGTLNGEGLLEVQVTKRVEDTTLSKIIHLVEEAQAEKAPSQAFVDKFAKYYTPAIMLIALAIALVPPLFTGGDWSEWIYRGLAVLVVGCPCALVISTPVAIVTAIGNAAKNGVLIKGGVYLEETGSLKAIAFDKTGTLTKGVPEVTNFVLLTRDVKEEDVWTIAAALEHRSQHPLASAIVRKAEAVGAYDHAVHVEDFTSITGKGIKGSISNCLYFIGSPQLFAAYNIDLQIKQQISQLQNEGKTVMVLGTEGEILALIAVADEIRESSKEAIRKLHVLGIEKTIMLTGDNEGTAKSIGAIAGVHEIQANLLPQDKLAFMKKTQETYGRVAMVGDGVNDAPALASATVGIAMGGAGTDTALETADIALMGDDLSKLPYTIKLSRKTLQIIKQNITFSLAIKLIALLLIAPGWLTLWMAIFADMGATLIVMLNSLRLLRVKD is encoded by the coding sequence ATGGGCGAAGCACAGACTAAAACTTACCGAATTCAAGGATTATCGTGCACAAGCTGTGCAGCCAAATTTGAAAAGAAAGTAAAAGAATTAGATGGTGTAGAAGATGCCAAACTTAACTTCGGCGCCTCCAAAATTTCTGTGCAAGGTGAAGCGACAATTGAGGATTTAGAAAGAGCTGGTGCATTCGATCATTTAAAACTCCGTGATGATAAAGAGCAGGTTACTAAAAAAGAATCATTTTGGAAGCAAAAAGAAAATATAAAAGTATTGGTTTCAGCCATTTTACTTGTTTTAGGATGGCTCCTTAGCAAACAGTACGGTGAAGGTCATATCATACCCGTTCTAGGCTATGCAGCATCGATTTTGATTGGTGGCTATGCTCTATTTATTAACGGATTAAGAAACTTAGTCAGACTTCAGTTTGATATGCATACGTTAATGACCGTTGCCATTATTGGAGCGGCATTCCTTGGAGAATGGGGAGAAGGTGCATCGGTTGTCATTTTGTTTGCGATTAGTGAAGTGCTGGAGAAATATTCAATGGATAAAGCGCGAAACTCTATTGAATCGCTTATGAATATTGCTCCGAAAGAAGCGTTAATTCGTAAAGGACATCACGAAATGCTTATTCATGTTGATGATATTGAAGTCGGCGATATTATGATTGTTAAGCCAGGGCAAAAGCTTGCAATGGATGGAATGATTGTAAAAGGTGCTTCAACGTTGAATCAGGCAGCGATTACAGGTGAATCGGAGCCGATTTTTAAAACAATCAATGGAGAAGTGTTTGCCGGAACGTTAAATGGCGAAGGGTTATTAGAAGTTCAGGTAACGAAGCGTGTAGAAGATACGACACTTTCGAAAATCATTCATCTTGTGGAAGAGGCACAAGCAGAAAAAGCACCTTCCCAAGCGTTTGTCGATAAGTTTGCAAAGTATTATACACCAGCGATTATGCTGATTGCTCTTGCAATTGCTCTTGTGCCGCCGCTTTTTACAGGTGGAGATTGGAGCGAATGGATTTATCGAGGTTTAGCGGTTCTTGTGGTCGGTTGCCCTTGTGCACTAGTCATCTCGACACCTGTTGCGATTGTGACAGCGATTGGGAACGCAGCGAAAAATGGTGTTCTTATTAAAGGTGGCGTGTATTTGGAGGAAACTGGATCGTTAAAAGCAATTGCTTTTGATAAAACAGGTACGCTAACAAAAGGAGTACCGGAAGTTACAAACTTTGTTTTATTAACACGAGATGTGAAAGAAGAAGATGTGTGGACGATTGCGGCAGCGTTAGAGCATCGTTCACAGCACCCGCTCGCATCAGCTATTGTTCGAAAAGCAGAGGCGGTGGGAGCTTATGATCATGCAGTACATGTAGAAGATTTTACATCGATTACGGGTAAAGGCATTAAAGGAAGCATTTCTAATTGTCTATATTTCATTGGCAGTCCTCAATTATTTGCTGCATACAATATAGATCTTCAAATCAAGCAGCAAATTAGCCAGCTTCAAAACGAGGGAAAAACAGTAATGGTCCTTGGAACAGAGGGAGAAATATTAGCTTTGATTGCAGTAGCTGATGAAATAAGAGAGAGTAGTAAAGAAGCAATCCGCAAGCTTCATGTACTGGGCATTGAAAAAACGATTATGCTGACAGGTGATAATGAAGGCACCGCGAAAAGTATTGGAGCTATAGCTGGCGTCCATGAGATTCAAGCTAATTTATTGCCGCAAGATAAGCTTGCTTTTATGAAGAAAACACAAGAAACGTATGGCCGAGTAGCGATGGTTGGCGATGGAGTGAATGATGCACCGGCTCTTGCATCCGCAACGGTTGGAATTGCAATGGGCGGGGCAGGAACGGATACAGCTCTTGAAACAGCAGATATTGCTTTAATGGGCGATGATTTATCGAAGTTACCCTATACAATTAAACTAAGCCGTAAAACATTGCAAATTATTAAGCAAAATATTACATTTTCGCTTGCTATTAAGCTGATCGCGTTATTGTTAATTGCACCAGGCTGGCTAACACTTTGGATGGCGATTTTTGCGGATATGGGAGCAACGCTTATTGTGATGTTGAATAGTTTACGATTATTACGTGTGAAAGATTAA
- the hflX gene encoding GTPase HflX, translating to MKELEQRAILVGVNLNNERDFEYSMEELANLAAACEVEVVGELSQNLQRINPSHYLGTGKTEEVKALINAQDANLVVFNDELSPSQIRNLEKDLECKVIDRTILILDIFDKRAKTKEAQLQVEVAKLRYMLPRLNGLRESLGRQSGGVGTSNRGSGEKQVELDRRRIEERITMLNKELEELVAHRQTQRKQRKKKGLLVAALVGYTNAGKSTFMNAFVERFHPNFDEKQVFEKDMLFATLETSVRHIPLPDKKEFLLTDTVGFVSKLPHHLVKAFRSTLEEVAEADLLIHVVDYANPNYEQMIEITNETLKGIGIKEIPTIFAYNKADLTEGEIPRVAGERIYLSAKKRMGMDELIGMIKEQLFQDYVQCRMLIPYDKGQIISYFNEQANVIETTYEENGTLIQLECKQSDYDKYQAYVVSQ from the coding sequence ATGAAGGAATTAGAGCAAAGAGCGATTTTAGTTGGCGTGAACTTGAATAATGAACGTGATTTTGAGTATTCGATGGAGGAGTTGGCCAATTTAGCGGCTGCTTGTGAAGTAGAGGTAGTCGGCGAGTTAAGTCAAAATTTGCAGCGAATCAATCCCTCGCATTATTTAGGTACAGGAAAAACGGAAGAAGTGAAGGCGTTAATTAATGCTCAGGATGCGAATCTAGTCGTGTTTAATGATGAATTGTCGCCCTCGCAAATTCGTAATTTGGAAAAGGATTTGGAATGTAAGGTTATTGATCGAACGATTTTAATTCTTGATATTTTTGATAAGCGAGCAAAGACGAAAGAGGCTCAGCTGCAAGTTGAAGTAGCCAAGCTTCGGTATATGCTGCCGCGTTTGAATGGTTTACGTGAATCGTTAGGAAGACAAAGTGGCGGTGTTGGCACGAGTAACCGCGGATCAGGTGAGAAACAAGTTGAGTTAGATCGCCGCCGAATTGAAGAAAGAATAACGATGTTAAATAAAGAATTAGAGGAGCTTGTTGCGCATCGACAAACACAGCGAAAACAACGCAAGAAGAAGGGGCTGCTGGTTGCAGCGCTTGTTGGATATACGAATGCTGGAAAGTCAACATTTATGAATGCGTTTGTTGAGCGTTTTCACCCGAACTTTGATGAGAAGCAAGTGTTTGAAAAAGATATGTTATTTGCAACGCTAGAAACATCAGTGCGGCATATTCCTTTACCTGATAAGAAGGAATTTTTATTAACAGATACAGTTGGGTTTGTATCTAAATTACCGCATCATCTTGTTAAAGCTTTTCGCTCTACATTAGAGGAAGTGGCGGAAGCGGATTTATTGATTCATGTCGTTGATTATGCGAATCCCAATTATGAACAGATGATAGAAATTACGAATGAGACGTTAAAGGGAATTGGGATTAAGGAAATTCCAACGATTTTTGCTTATAATAAGGCAGATTTGACGGAGGGAGAAATTCCTCGTGTAGCAGGAGAGCGAATTTATTTATCTGCGAAAAAGCGAATGGGCATGGATGAGCTGATTGGCATGATTAAAGAGCAGTTGTTTCAAGATTATGTTCAGTGCCGCATGCTCATTCCGTATGACAAAGGGCAAATCATCTCCTATTTTAATGAACAGGCCAACGTCATAGAAACAACCTATGAAGAAAATGGCACCCTTATTCAACTCGAATGTAAACAAAGCGACTATGATAAATACCAAGCGTATGTTGTGTCACAGTGA
- the yhfH gene encoding protein YhfH, with protein MQTKNPMEFFRNLPSKQCAECGQQIEEQHESYLMECDHCLSKKDEY; from the coding sequence ATGCAAACAAAAAATCCAATGGAGTTCTTCCGTAACTTACCATCAAAACAATGTGCAGAATGCGGCCAACAAATTGAGGAGCAACACGAATCATACCTAATGGAATGCGACCACTGCTTATCTAAAAAAGACGAATACTAA
- the yhfH gene encoding protein YhfH: MQTKKSVEFFKSIPAKHCSECGETVVEQAESYLMECDRCLSKIEE; this comes from the coding sequence ATGCAAACAAAAAAATCTGTAGAGTTTTTCAAAAGTATCCCGGCTAAACATTGTTCAGAATGTGGCGAAACTGTAGTGGAGCAAGCAGAATCTTATTTAATGGAATGTGATCGTTGTCTTTCGAAAATTGAAGAATAA
- the yhfH gene encoding protein YhfH produces MQGEQSVEFFKSTTTKHCPECGEGMKVHSLDHLMECDRCLSKRAE; encoded by the coding sequence ATGCAAGGGGAACAGTCAGTAGAGTTTTTCAAAAGCACAACTACGAAACATTGTCCGGAATGTGGAGAAGGGATGAAAGTTCACTCACTAGACCATTTAATGGAGTGCGATCGCTGCCTTTCAAAACGAGCTGAATAA
- a CDS encoding copper resistance CopC/CopD family protein, producing MNKQGFGLLILLLLSFSFPSFTLAHSHVIQSTPGEGEVLDTLPSTVSVTFNAPIQAAFYSLEVYNASGERVDTDENVLEDNVLKNKLPNEVENGSYTLKWKVVSKDGHPTEGSLSFVVDVKPAEKPIEKEEIKQEETTVEEKTPVVEEKIQPEKTTPEIGHTLTQSLLYGSLSLYIGVLFFHLKLLPNTVSFHINNRSKLLLWISYVGLTLSILLSLPLQARSISGSISDTLTLTTFGTVWFVEIVLLFFLLLSTWLLHKASRKWAAALVILLLLSLMLAKSFIGHTMMVSIPAAAITMNFLHLAAMSLWLGGLLAICLVLPRAAKHVTNPDERKTVYWQVLHNFSSWALIFVSVLLTSGVCSSLLHIDSMDSLLTTLYGQVLLAKVALTLAMILFGAYHFFRIKGKKKTLGPSVLIEFCFGIIVLVLAAILTNLPTAI from the coding sequence ATGAATAAACAAGGATTTGGGCTGCTTATTTTGTTATTACTCAGCTTTTCCTTCCCAAGCTTCACTCTAGCACACTCACATGTGATTCAATCTACACCAGGAGAAGGTGAAGTTTTAGATACACTTCCATCAACTGTTAGTGTAACGTTTAACGCTCCTATTCAAGCTGCGTTTTATTCTCTTGAAGTGTACAACGCATCTGGAGAGCGAGTGGACACCGATGAAAATGTACTAGAAGATAACGTATTAAAAAACAAACTTCCAAACGAAGTTGAAAATGGGTCATATACATTAAAGTGGAAGGTTGTTTCTAAAGATGGTCACCCAACAGAAGGTTCTCTTTCTTTTGTTGTTGACGTTAAACCAGCCGAAAAACCAATTGAAAAAGAAGAAATTAAGCAAGAAGAAACGACTGTAGAAGAAAAGACACCTGTCGTAGAAGAAAAAATACAACCAGAGAAGACTACACCAGAAATCGGTCACACTCTAACTCAAAGCTTATTATACGGAAGTCTATCGCTCTATATAGGAGTTTTATTCTTTCACTTAAAGTTATTGCCTAATACAGTATCTTTTCACATCAATAACCGAAGTAAGCTGCTATTATGGATTTCTTATGTTGGACTTACGCTCAGTATCCTGCTTAGTCTCCCATTACAAGCGCGGAGTATTTCTGGATCAATAAGTGATACTTTAACTCTTACCACCTTTGGTACAGTTTGGTTTGTAGAAATTGTATTACTGTTCTTTCTATTGCTAAGCACTTGGCTTTTACATAAAGCCTCAAGAAAATGGGCTGCTGCTTTAGTTATCCTATTACTTCTTAGTCTCATGCTGGCTAAATCATTTATCGGTCATACGATGATGGTTTCGATTCCAGCAGCCGCCATTACGATGAATTTCCTGCATCTAGCAGCTATGTCTTTATGGCTCGGTGGATTATTGGCGATTTGTTTAGTATTACCGCGTGCTGCAAAACACGTAACTAATCCCGACGAGCGAAAAACAGTGTATTGGCAAGTATTGCACAACTTTTCGTCCTGGGCACTCATTTTTGTTTCTGTGCTTTTAACAAGCGGAGTCTGCAGCAGTCTTCTTCATATCGATTCAATGGATTCCTTATTGACCACTCTTTATGGACAAGTATTGCTTGCAAAAGTTGCATTAACACTTGCTATGATTCTGTTTGGAGCCTATCACTTTTTCCGAATCAAAGGAAAGAAAAAAACACTAGGACCTTCTGTGCTTATCGAATTTTGTTTCGGGATTATCGTTCTTGTGTTAGCTGCTATTCTAACGAATTTACCGACCGCTATATAA
- a CDS encoding DoxX family protein — protein sequence MKKNYELGSLILRVVLGVSFLIHGFIKFNDGIAGTAGWFDSIGIPGFMAYVVALIEVVGGIAMILGIGTRIVAALFAVVMLGAIFTVKLSVGFAGNGQMAGYELDLAFLVMSVYLLLNGSDKLSLQAVLKPNQQS from the coding sequence ATGAAGAAAAATTATGAGCTAGGTTCATTGATTTTACGTGTCGTGTTGGGAGTATCTTTTTTGATTCACGGCTTTATCAAGTTTAATGATGGAATTGCTGGTACAGCTGGTTGGTTTGATAGCATTGGTATTCCTGGATTTATGGCTTATGTTGTAGCTCTTATTGAAGTTGTCGGGGGAATAGCGATGATTCTTGGGATTGGAACAAGAATTGTAGCAGCCTTGTTCGCCGTTGTGATGTTGGGAGCTATTTTCACAGTTAAATTAAGCGTAGGCTTTGCAGGAAATGGTCAAATGGCGGGATATGAATTAGATTTAGCGTTTCTAGTAATGTCTGTTTATTTACTGTTAAATGGTAGCGATAAGCTTTCTTTACAAGCTGTATTAAAACCAAATCAACAATCATAG
- a CDS encoding polysaccharide deacetylase family protein → MQIVVIISCTLCLLFLFYSIIPTVIIRICGWGITQKVKGENRIALTFDDGPNPEYTTQLLDLLKKYQVKASFFVVGSKVKSNSDLVKRMHQEGHTIGIHHFQHISSWLMPPFILRRQLYVTEQAIKECTNEKVAFYRPPWGHFNLFTLFLSKNYHIVMWSHIFGDWKVKNCQQTLLNELRLATERGSILLLHDCGETLGADQEAPRYMLEQLEVYLHESKEKGIRFMTLNEMKRIS, encoded by the coding sequence ATGCAGATTGTAGTCATAATCAGTTGTACGTTATGTTTATTGTTTTTATTTTACTCTATTATTCCGACCGTCATAATTCGCATATGTGGATGGGGAATCACTCAAAAAGTGAAAGGCGAGAATCGGATTGCTTTAACGTTTGATGATGGCCCTAACCCCGAATATACAACGCAATTATTAGATTTGTTAAAAAAGTATCAGGTGAAGGCTTCTTTCTTTGTCGTAGGAAGTAAGGTGAAAAGTAATTCTGATCTTGTGAAGCGGATGCACCAGGAGGGACACACGATTGGAATTCATCACTTTCAGCATATATCGAGCTGGCTTATGCCTCCATTTATATTAAGAAGGCAGTTATATGTAACGGAACAAGCTATTAAGGAATGTACGAATGAGAAGGTCGCGTTTTACCGACCTCCATGGGGACATTTTAATTTGTTTACCCTATTTTTGAGTAAAAACTACCATATTGTTATGTGGTCGCATATTTTTGGAGATTGGAAAGTGAAAAACTGCCAGCAAACTTTACTCAATGAATTGCGATTAGCAACAGAGCGCGGCTCGATTCTTCTGCTTCATGACTGCGGGGAAACGTTAGGGGCTGATCAGGAAGCACCGCGATATATGCTAGAACAATTAGAGGTATATTTACACGAAAGTAAAGAAAAAGGTATACGCTTTATGACGTTAAATGAAATGAAGAGGATATCATGA
- a CDS encoding DedA family protein — MNSETILQYIDLYGYLIIFLFLFFGIVGIPAPEESLLFLIGVLIVHHQLSFGWAVLCALLGTFIGMLTAFLCGRYIGYPFIHKYGKYVGITSERWEKVQHNYTKNAYKTILFGFYMPGIRQMSPYFAGIAKIPFGAFFLFSLLGTLLWVIPFILAGYYIGQTFNVNPVYVPYLGVLFLAIFVIYMLVKYIRKKRLQHRDRM, encoded by the coding sequence ATGAATAGCGAAACAATTTTACAGTATATTGATTTATACGGATATTTGATTATTTTTCTGTTTTTATTCTTTGGGATTGTCGGGATTCCTGCTCCGGAAGAATCTCTTCTTTTTTTAATCGGTGTATTGATTGTACATCATCAACTTTCATTTGGCTGGGCCGTATTATGTGCCCTTTTAGGTACTTTTATTGGCATGCTCACGGCGTTTCTATGTGGGAGGTATATCGGATATCCTTTTATTCATAAATACGGTAAGTATGTTGGTATTACTTCTGAAAGGTGGGAGAAAGTCCAACATAATTATACCAAAAATGCTTATAAAACCATTCTATTCGGTTTTTATATGCCGGGTATTCGCCAAATGAGCCCGTATTTTGCCGGCATCGCAAAAATCCCATTTGGCGCATTTTTTCTATTTTCTCTACTAGGCACTCTTCTTTGGGTTATTCCGTTTATTTTGGCGGGGTATTATATTGGGCAGACGTTTAATGTTAATCCTGTTTATGTTCCTTATTTAGGGGTTCTGTTCTTAGCGATTTTTGTCATTTATATGTTGGTGAAGTATATACGTAAGAAACGTTTACAACATCGTGATAGGATGTAA
- a CDS encoding MGDG synthase family glycosyltransferase — protein sequence MKKILFLPLLRMQSGHHQVADALIDMLHARMNGIICKKIDLISYTNESLEKVVTSSYLSWIRYAPETYNFAYKNFFYDTRANARLIKWYNLIFLKKMEQLLRHERPDLIVCTHGYPSYLLSQLKKQGKCHVPIINVYTDFFINSVWGREGIDFHFLPSQEVKEQLIRKNQVPKHRMVVTGIPVHEEITKTVRFKKCNNRPIILIAGGNSGLGGMLTLSHALKSTEYFDFIVLCGKNQKLYDEILSWNSSHIQPLSYVSSRTEMNALYEQVDAIVTKPGGVTVSEAIKKRLPIIVHSFLPGQEEINLHYLTKSELVFTLEQNQPFEKQLLRLLKTNQKVKRWNLAVDTYEKGIEIGPDRMVEVITRMMGLQMDSSSVV from the coding sequence ATGAAGAAGATATTGTTTTTGCCTCTTTTACGCATGCAATCAGGTCATCATCAAGTAGCAGATGCTTTAATAGATATGTTACATGCCCGTATGAACGGAATTATATGTAAAAAAATAGACTTAATAAGTTATACGAATGAATCTTTAGAAAAGGTGGTGACGAGCAGTTATTTAAGCTGGATTCGCTATGCACCAGAAACGTATAACTTTGCCTACAAAAATTTTTTCTACGATACACGGGCGAATGCTCGACTGATAAAGTGGTATAATCTTATCTTTTTGAAAAAAATGGAGCAATTGTTAAGGCACGAAAGACCTGATTTAATCGTATGTACACATGGGTATCCTTCCTATCTTCTTAGTCAGCTGAAGAAACAAGGGAAATGTCATGTTCCGATTATCAATGTGTATACAGACTTTTTTATTAATAGTGTATGGGGAAGAGAGGGAATTGACTTTCATTTTCTCCCTAGTCAGGAAGTAAAGGAACAGTTGATAAGGAAAAACCAGGTTCCTAAACACCGTATGGTTGTAACAGGGATCCCTGTTCACGAAGAAATTACGAAAACAGTTCGTTTCAAGAAGTGTAATAATCGTCCTATTATTTTAATTGCGGGAGGTAATAGCGGTCTTGGTGGGATGTTAACATTGTCTCATGCATTAAAAAGTACTGAGTATTTTGATTTTATCGTGCTTTGTGGAAAGAATCAAAAGCTATATGATGAAATTCTTTCTTGGAATAGCAGTCATATTCAACCATTGTCATATGTATCGTCAAGAACGGAAATGAATGCACTATACGAACAAGTAGATGCCATCGTTACGAAACCTGGCGGCGTGACTGTTAGTGAAGCGATAAAAAAAAGACTGCCGATTATCGTGCATTCCTTTCTTCCTGGTCAGGAGGAAATAAACCTTCATTATTTAACAAAATCAGAGCTTGTCTTCACATTAGAACAGAATCAACCATTTGAAAAACAATTGCTTCGTCTATTAAAGACTAATCAAAAAGTGAAGCGTTGGAATCTAGCGGTTGATACTTATGAAAAAGGAATAGAAATAGGACCAGATCGGATGGTGGAGGTCATCACACGCATGATGGGTCTGCAAATGGATTCGTCCAGTGTCGTTTAA